The Leishmania braziliensis MHOM/BR/75/M2904 complete genome, chromosome 9 DNA window TCGTGCCCTGTCGCCGAGCTCACTGTGGCGGAGGGGCGCGCCGAAGGCACGGCTGCAGAGGGGCCGTCTGCGGCCTCGATCCCTGTCTCATCAACGTCTACGACTTCATCGGTGACGGCCTCGCTGTTGTCAGCGTTCTTCTGCTGAACCTGCTGCTCTTTCCACGCGTGTCGCTGCACCGCTTCATGCCATTCGGCCAGCGATCCGGAGAGTTTGTGTGGGCGCGTATGCACGTCAACCTCAGCAATGTCTGTGTCAACTGGGAGCGGCACATGCCCATTCTTGCGAAGAAGGTGCAGGAGTACTGTGAACTTCTCCGGCTCACGGCGAATGGCGTAGAAGCGgtgacgcagccgcgcctgCGGGCGGTGCATCTGCTGCCGGAACATGCACGTCACTGGATCGCTGATCTTGCGGCCGACGATGTACTCCAGCTTGCGCGTCATGTAGGCGGTAATGAAGATGTACTGCGTCTGCACAGGCCAGAGGTACTTGAATTGGTTGCGCTTCTGCACTTTCATGAGCAGCTGCATAGCGTCGTGGTCGTGCAGGGAGCTCATCATCGCATCCGCCTCGTCCACGGCGAAGTAGCGGAGGTCTTCGATAAAGAGGCGACGTGTACGTAGGAGTCGGAGGATGAGCTTCGGGTCCATGACGAGTACGTCCACCATCGTGTTCTTCAGTAACCGTGACGAGTGGTACTTGGAGCGCTTGCGAGACGTGAAGCTCGCAGAGGTCAGGCCTGTCGCAGCATCCAACCGCGCGCACACTGCCTGTagctgctccaccagctccttCGTCGGCGCGAGCAAGAGCATGCGGGGgcggcgctcgcgcagcGGGATCCTGTACACGTCTCGGTCCTTCACCATGTTCTGGTAGAGAGGCAACAGGTAGGCCAGCGTCTTGCCTTCCCCATGCGGGGCGGCGATGACAGTGTTcttgtgctgcagcacggcctcGATGGCGGTCTGCTGAATCGGCGATGGCGTTGAGACGCCCATGTCAGCGAGAGCCCCTTGCAACGCCGGACTGACCAGCATGCCGGCAAAGCTGTCCAACGTCTTTGTCTTAACGGGCTTGGCAAGGAGCGGCGACCTTGCGGCgcgcgagggggagagactCTGCAGCACCTGATGACTCGCAGCGTGGCTGACGCGTTCGCCAATTGACTGACTGAAGGTGCCCCCGTACGCCTTCAGCTGACGTGGCACAATCAAGGTGCGCACTTGACACCGGTGCGGAGACCACGACAGAGACGAAAAGGCgagactgctgctgctgcctccagcGATTCTCATGTTGGAGTTCtgcacacaagagagagaggacgcgAGGGCGGCAGCCGAGCAGCCGCATCCAACAGTGGCGAGCCGCGCCGGAGCCCCCGCCATCTCACCCTTGGAAGATGAGTTGCTAACAAGGTGAAGGGCAGAGATCAACGTAACACGGGGTACGACCGTTGGCTACCTACGcgcctcgtgctgctgcttaggctcgtgtgcgcgtgtatgaAAAGGTCTGTCCGGAGTCGATGATGACCGCCAGAGTTTCAGACACTATAAACAACAACTGGTGTaatggagaggggggagggagggagaatAAAGGATATGGTGTAAGGGCACATTGCGCATGTGTGCTAGCGTACGTCGagtggcgaaggaggaggattGTGCGGGCGCatcaccctcctccccagaGCACCACTGGCTGTAAGGccgccttcccctcttccggCGGCAGGGGAtgggggtgagga harbors:
- a CDS encoding DEAD/DEAH box helicase-like protein, coding for MAGAPARLATVGCGCSAAALASSLSCVQNSNMRIAGGSSSSLAFSSLSWSPHRCQVRTLIVPRQLKAYGGTFSQSIGERVSHAASHQVLQSLSPSRAARSPLLAKPVKTKTLDSFAGMLVSPALQGALADMGVSTPSPIQQTAIEAVLQHKNTVIAAPHGEGKTLAYLLPLYQNMVKDRDVYRIPLRERRPRMLLLAPTKELVEQLQAVCARLDAATGLTSASFTSRKRSKYHSSRLLKNTMVDVLVMDPKLILRLLRTRRLFIEDLRYFAVDEADAMMSSLHDHDAMQLLMKVQKRNQFKYLWPVQTQYIFITAYMTRKLEYIVGRKISDPVTCMFRQQMHRPQARLRHRFYAIRREPEKFTVLLHLLRKNGHVPLPVDTDIAEVDVHTRPHKLSGSLAEWHEAVQRHAWKEQQVQQKNADNSEAVTDEVVDVDETGIEAADGPSAAVPSARPSATVSSATGHDYIHDAYARYTLECVRPLHWEHLTTVAAPFTCPIARTVFAEGRRTIVFFRNIDATTALFHQLRSAGFAVSLLHASLPYKVRKEMYADFASGRTNILCATDLAARGLDLHVDVVINFDVPTNALTYLSRCGRAARMGREGQVLNLYKKHQGVIISAIKAFLKDNLPMEGLTNYKPDMMQPRYAEWRTHKINALARSYVSLITRKTIPAHLERTYVHHNATWRPVFHPQKAGIHGGVAPRQQQKLMDRVMEQAVWFRRGQLARRKGGRAKFGSRTMKRGVWNDIGGIASREIVNEAQNPSPAGPNFGPPSGPPE